A window of Roseovarius sp. THAF27 contains these coding sequences:
- the bchO gene encoding alpha/beta fold hydrolase BchO → MDWARDLPDWPHADASRRVRHRPHDWHVQEWGTGPTLLLLHGAGASTHTWRDLIPRLSENHHIIALDLPGHGFTRAGSVSRLGLATTAEDIAALCADQNWQPQALIGHSAGAAVALDLATRLPGTPAVIGLNAALDRFEGMAGWLFPMLAKLLALNPLTAIAFSAGGARLGRARNVIRATGSTLSEEGLAWYSRLLADRAHVDSTLQMMSRWSTDALLDHLPEIESPVLLVTGDRDTAVAPEVSDRAAALLPNAERIRLDGLGHLAHEEDPDRLCDIMLGWLRGKSF, encoded by the coding sequence ATGGACTGGGCCCGCGACCTGCCCGACTGGCCCCATGCCGATGCGTCGCGCCGCGTCCGCCACCGTCCGCACGACTGGCATGTGCAGGAATGGGGCACCGGCCCCACGCTCCTGCTACTGCACGGCGCGGGCGCCAGCACGCATACCTGGCGCGACCTCATTCCCCGCCTGTCTGAAAACCACCACATCATTGCCCTCGACCTGCCCGGCCACGGCTTCACCCGCGCCGGCAGCGTCTCGCGCCTCGGCCTCGCCACCACCGCCGAGGACATCGCGGCTCTGTGCGCCGATCAGAACTGGCAGCCGCAGGCGCTCATCGGCCATTCCGCCGGCGCCGCCGTGGCGCTCGACCTGGCAACACGCCTGCCCGGCACCCCCGCCGTCATCGGCCTCAATGCCGCGCTCGACCGGTTCGAAGGCATGGCGGGTTGGCTTTTTCCGATGCTGGCCAAGCTCCTCGCGCTCAACCCGCTCACCGCCATCGCCTTTTCGGCCGGTGGCGCCCGCCTGGGCCGCGCCCGCAACGTGATCCGCGCCACCGGCTCCACCCTCTCCGAAGAGGGCCTTGCCTGGTACAGCCGCCTCCTCGCCGATCGCGCGCATGTGGACAGCACGCTACAGATGATGTCCCGCTGGAGTACCGACGCCCTGCTCGACCACCTGCCCGAAATCGAAAGCCCGGTTCTTCTGGTCACCGGCGACCGAGACACCGCCGTCGCGCCCGAGGTCTCGGACCGCGCCGCCGCCCTACTGCCCAATGCCGAGCGCATCCGGCTGGACGGCCTGGGCCACCTTGCCCACGAGGAAGATCCCGACCGCCTTTGCGACATCATGCTGGGTTGGCTGCGCGGCAAATCTTTCTAG
- a CDS encoding ABC transporter permease subunit, with translation MSGDRTHWAWFALIGLTLVALGFRDRLGWLMEFPEAWEWPMTDWLNTGMDWVVDTAGPAFRAFSDLMDYPMSWVREFLHWMPWALTVGLLVIASFAVSGCKLAVFTFLAMFYMVVIGYWTESMNSLALVMVSVPLAVAIGFCVGTWAFYSDQAERVITPTMDTLQTIPVFAYLLPILLLFGFGPVVGLIASVLYAVPPMVRNTTLGLARVDEEVIEAGMMAGATAGQMFWRVRVPSALRQILLGVNQTMLAAFSMIIIASIIGGTSDIGWEVLTHIRKANVAEAILAGVVIALMAMVMDRITARAAMGRSPDAGEDESFVARYRYWIVAAVFTGVMLVLARVFPFLQEYPRAWEFYPADAMNDAFNWLLVEYAGAIKAIKTTALFYLMLPVKMGLEQTISPFSWGFEFTMPMKIGYAVAMAALAGWLLLRRRVRAAIGVALLAILLYFGITGLPWLSIAGVMVLLAWQAGGRRLAIGTGVGLAFLMVAGVWPEATISFYLCGLAVALSFLIGTTLGVIASENDAVSAFLRPISDTLQTMPLFVILIPFVMFFKLGDFTALLAIMAYAIVPAIRYAEHGLRGVSPEVIEAAKACGSSRWQMLWRVRLPLALPQLLLGLNQTIMFGVAMLVITALVGTSDLGQEIYIGLNNGDFGVGMIAGIGMATLAMIADRMTRGYSRKGRAALGQG, from the coding sequence ATGAGCGGGGACCGCACGCATTGGGCGTGGTTCGCGTTGATCGGGCTGACGCTGGTGGCGCTGGGCTTTCGTGACCGGCTGGGCTGGCTGATGGAGTTTCCCGAGGCGTGGGAATGGCCGATGACCGACTGGCTGAACACCGGCATGGACTGGGTGGTAGACACAGCGGGGCCGGCGTTTCGCGCGTTCTCGGACCTGATGGATTACCCGATGTCCTGGGTGCGGGAGTTTTTGCATTGGATGCCCTGGGCGCTGACCGTGGGTCTGCTGGTGATCGCGTCCTTCGCGGTGTCTGGCTGCAAGCTGGCGGTGTTCACGTTTCTGGCGATGTTCTACATGGTCGTCATCGGCTACTGGACCGAGTCGATGAATTCGCTGGCGCTGGTGATGGTGTCGGTGCCGCTAGCGGTGGCGATCGGGTTCTGCGTGGGGACCTGGGCGTTCTATTCCGACCAGGCCGAGCGGGTGATCACGCCCACGATGGACACGTTGCAGACGATCCCGGTCTTTGCCTACCTGTTGCCGATCCTGTTGCTCTTTGGCTTCGGGCCGGTGGTGGGGCTGATCGCCTCGGTGCTTTACGCGGTGCCGCCGATGGTGCGGAACACCACGCTGGGGCTGGCCCGCGTCGATGAGGAGGTAATCGAAGCGGGCATGATGGCGGGGGCCACGGCGGGCCAGATGTTCTGGCGCGTGCGGGTGCCGAGCGCGCTGCGCCAGATCCTGCTGGGGGTGAACCAGACCATGCTGGCCGCGTTTTCGATGATCATCATCGCGTCCATTATCGGCGGCACGTCCGATATCGGCTGGGAAGTGCTGACCCATATCCGCAAGGCGAACGTGGCCGAGGCGATACTGGCGGGCGTGGTGATCGCGCTGATGGCGATGGTGATGGACCGGATCACGGCGCGGGCCGCGATGGGGCGGTCGCCGGACGCAGGCGAGGACGAGAGTTTCGTCGCGCGCTATCGGTACTGGATCGTGGCGGCGGTGTTCACGGGCGTGATGCTGGTTCTGGCGCGGGTGTTTCCGTTCCTGCAGGAGTATCCGCGGGCCTGGGAATTCTATCCGGCGGACGCGATGAACGATGCGTTCAACTGGCTGCTGGTAGAATACGCGGGCGCGATCAAGGCGATCAAGACGACGGCGCTGTTTTACCTGATGCTGCCGGTGAAGATGGGGCTGGAGCAGACGATCAGCCCGTTTTCCTGGGGGTTCGAGTTCACCATGCCGATGAAGATCGGGTACGCCGTGGCGATGGCGGCGCTGGCCGGGTGGCTGTTGCTGCGGCGCCGGGTGCGGGCGGCCATCGGTGTCGCGCTGTTGGCAATCCTGCTGTATTTCGGGATCACGGGGCTGCCGTGGCTGTCGATTGCCGGCGTGATGGTGTTGCTGGCGTGGCAGGCGGGCGGGCGACGCCTGGCGATTGGCACGGGCGTTGGCCTGGCCTTCCTGATGGTGGCGGGGGTCTGGCCCGAGGCGACGATTTCGTTCTACCTGTGCGGGCTGGCGGTGGCGCTGTCGTTCCTGATCGGCACGACGCTGGGGGTGATTGCGTCGGAGAATGACGCGGTATCGGCCTTTCTGCGCCCGATCAGCGACACGTTGCAGACCATGCCGCTGTTCGTGATCCTGATCCCCTTCGTGATGTTCTTCAAGCTGGGGGATTTCACGGCGCTGCTGGCGATCATGGCCTATGCCATCGTGCCCGCCATCCGTTATGCTGAGCACGGGCTGCGCGGGGTCAGCCCGGAGGTGATCGAGGCTGCGAAGGCGTGCGGGTCGAGCCGGTGGCAGATGCTGTGGCGGGTGCGGTTGCCGCTGGCGTTGCCGCAACTGCTGCTGGGGCTGAACCAGACGATCATGTTCGGGGTGGCGATGCTGGTGATCACGGCGCTGGTGGGGACGAGCGATCTGGGGCAGGAGATTTACATCGGGCTGAACAATGGCGACTTTGGCGTGGGGATGATTGCCGGGATCGGGATGGCGACGCTGGCGATGATCGCGGACCGGATGACACGGGGGTACAGCCGGAAGGGGCGGGCGGCGCTGGGGCAAGGGTGA
- a CDS encoding glycine betaine/L-proline ABC transporter ATP-binding protein, translating into MSDTQESDGAGTDQPRLSCRHIWKVYGKKPEQYFPGGEPAEKTPALAERIREDGAIPAAADVSFDVAVGEIFVIMGLSGSGKSTVVRCLSRLVEPTHGEILLDGEDLRAKSDKEMIEVRRHQIGMVFQNFGLMPHLSVWENIAFPLSLQGAAQDHTRERVGKVIELVGLEGREKSYPHQLSGGQQQRVGIARSLAVDPDLWLLDEPFSALDPLIRRQMQDEFLRIQNDLQKSIVFITHDFLEALRVADRMMIMRGGRVVQTGTPAELITNPADDYVAEFTNDVPMVRVLRAHEVTDPEAGSAEGRERVSGDVSVEALLPMLSAHPEGLAVEQGGTVTGVVTAQSVVRALARLSEQEEAPA; encoded by the coding sequence ATGAGCGACACGCAAGAGAGCGATGGCGCCGGGACGGACCAGCCGAGGCTGTCCTGTCGTCATATCTGGAAGGTCTACGGCAAGAAACCGGAACAATATTTTCCGGGCGGCGAGCCTGCCGAAAAGACACCTGCGCTGGCCGAGCGCATCCGCGAGGACGGCGCGATTCCGGCGGCCGCGGATGTGAGCTTTGACGTGGCCGTGGGCGAGATTTTCGTGATCATGGGCCTGTCTGGGTCGGGCAAGTCCACGGTGGTGCGCTGTCTGTCGCGGCTGGTGGAGCCGACGCATGGCGAGATCCTGTTGGACGGCGAGGATCTGCGGGCGAAATCCGACAAGGAGATGATCGAGGTGCGCCGCCACCAGATCGGCATGGTGTTCCAGAATTTCGGCCTGATGCCGCATCTGAGCGTGTGGGAGAACATCGCCTTTCCGCTGAGCCTGCAGGGCGCGGCGCAGGACCATACCCGCGAGAGGGTGGGCAAGGTGATCGAGCTTGTGGGGCTGGAAGGGCGCGAAAAAAGCTATCCGCACCAGTTGTCTGGGGGACAGCAGCAGCGGGTCGGCATCGCCCGGTCGCTGGCCGTGGACCCGGATCTGTGGCTGCTGGACGAGCCGTTTTCGGCGTTGGATCCGCTGATCCGGCGGCAGATGCAGGACGAGTTCCTGCGCATCCAGAACGATCTGCAAAAGTCGATCGTGTTCATCACGCATGACTTTCTTGAGGCGCTGCGCGTGGCGGACCGGATGATGATCATGCGCGGCGGGCGCGTGGTGCAGACCGGCACGCCGGCCGAGCTGATCACCAATCCGGCGGACGATTACGTGGCCGAGTTCACCAATGACGTGCCCATGGTGCGCGTGCTGCGCGCCCACGAGGTGACGGACCCCGAGGCCGGATCCGCCGAAGGGCGCGAGCGGGTTTCGGGCGACGTGTCGGTCGAGGCGCTGTTGCCGATGCTGTCGGCGCATCCCGAGGGGCTGGCGGTGGAGCAGGGCGGCACGGTGACGGGCGTGGTGACGGCGCAAAGCGTGGTCCGGGCGCTGGCGCGATTGTCCGAACAGGAGGAAGCCCCGGCATGA
- a CDS encoding ABC transporter substrate-binding protein: MKMNSVLWAASLSLAGAGMAQAETVRIPINEWTGQHISAHITGTLLEKAGHDVEYVTAGAVPQFAAIANGDLHLQPEVWTNNVGDIYPKAVESGDITVVGQLGLQPQEGWIYPPYMKEQCPGLPDYEALYDCAQAFAAADTFPKGRLITYPADWGTRSKDVVAMIDMPFEPVAGGSEGAMIAELKSAVATQDPILMMFWQPHWLFADMEMEWVAWDPAEGECIEEEGQERGKACGFQQASIDKIINAEFAEANPGVAAVFEQISIDNEVQNALMLEIDQKGRDLEEVVAEWIDANEETWGPWVEAGKAAQ, encoded by the coding sequence ATGAAGATGAATTCTGTCTTGTGGGCGGCGAGCCTGTCGCTGGCCGGGGCCGGGATGGCGCAGGCCGAGACGGTGCGCATTCCGATCAACGAATGGACGGGGCAGCATATTTCGGCGCATATCACCGGGACGCTGCTGGAAAAGGCCGGGCATGATGTGGAATACGTGACCGCGGGTGCGGTGCCGCAATTCGCGGCCATCGCCAATGGCGATCTGCACCTGCAGCCCGAGGTATGGACCAACAACGTGGGCGACATCTATCCCAAGGCGGTGGAGTCGGGCGATATCACCGTGGTGGGTCAGCTGGGCCTGCAGCCGCAGGAAGGCTGGATCTATCCGCCTTACATGAAGGAACAGTGCCCCGGCCTGCCGGATTACGAGGCGCTTTACGACTGCGCGCAGGCCTTTGCCGCCGCCGACACCTTTCCCAAGGGCCGGCTGATCACTTATCCCGCCGACTGGGGCACCCGGTCGAAGGACGTGGTGGCGATGATCGACATGCCGTTCGAGCCGGTCGCGGGCGGATCCGAGGGCGCGATGATCGCCGAACTGAAATCGGCCGTGGCGACGCAGGACCCGATCCTGATGATGTTCTGGCAGCCCCACTGGCTGTTTGCCGACATGGAGATGGAATGGGTCGCGTGGGACCCTGCCGAGGGGGAATGCATCGAGGAAGAGGGCCAGGAGCGGGGCAAGGCCTGCGGGTTCCAGCAGGCCTCGATCGACAAGATCATCAATGCCGAGTTTGCCGAGGCGAACCCGGGCGTGGCGGCGGTGTTCGAGCAGATCTCGATCGACAACGAGGTGCAGAACGCGCTGATGCTGGAGATCGACCAGAAAGGTCGTGACCTGGAAGAGGTCGTGGCCGAGTGGATCGACGCCAACGAAGAGACCTGGGGTCCCTGGGTCGAGGCCGGAAAGGCTGCGCAGTAA
- a CDS encoding MBL fold metallo-hydrolase, translating into MPLKVAEKWFQTKDMGDGVTLIWEPHVAPWLRCNIWHIQGRDRDLVIDTGMGLRPMTHELAQLTERPLSAIVTHTHFDHSGGLHEFDHRCGHTAESDLIANPTPSNTYADAGFVRAETFTALPYAGFSHEHYTVTPAPLSALLDEGDVVDLGDRAFTVFHLPGHSPGSIALHEASTGLLFSGDVVYDGDLIDDMDHSDPALLAESHARLRELDVTTVHAGHFKSFGRDKLIEILDEYRDGGRRLGDADAWLADMIARSRPH; encoded by the coding sequence GTGCCGTTGAAAGTCGCTGAAAAATGGTTTCAGACCAAGGACATGGGTGATGGTGTCACCCTCATATGGGAGCCGCATGTCGCGCCATGGTTGCGCTGCAATATCTGGCATATCCAAGGACGCGACCGCGATCTCGTGATCGACACCGGCATGGGCCTGCGTCCCATGACGCACGAGCTGGCACAGCTGACCGAGCGCCCCCTCAGCGCCATCGTCACCCATACGCATTTCGACCATTCGGGCGGGTTGCACGAGTTCGACCACCGCTGCGGTCACACGGCAGAGTCCGACCTCATCGCCAACCCCACGCCGTCCAACACCTATGCCGACGCAGGCTTCGTGCGGGCCGAAACCTTCACCGCCCTGCCATACGCGGGCTTCTCCCACGAGCACTACACCGTGACACCCGCGCCGCTCTCCGCCCTCTTGGACGAAGGCGACGTGGTCGACCTTGGCGACCGCGCATTCACGGTCTTTCACCTGCCCGGCCATAGCCCCGGCTCCATCGCGCTCCACGAGGCTTCGACCGGCCTCCTCTTCAGCGGCGACGTGGTCTATGACGGCGACCTCATCGACGACATGGACCATTCGGACCCCGCGTTGCTGGCCGAGTCCCACGCCCGCCTGCGCGAGCTCGATGTCACCACAGTACACGCCGGCCACTTCAAATCCTTCGGCCGCGACAAGCTGATTGAAATCCTCGACGAATACCGCGACGGTGGCCGCCGTCTGGGCGATGCCGACGCATGGCTTGCCGACATGATCGCAAGGAGCAGACCCCATTGA